TCGGTCTCGCCCTCATTGAGCACAACGCGGGCCAGCGCGAACTTGCCCTTGGCGCTGGTTGGCCGGTCCATGGTGAATTTGTGCACGGTGGCCGCATCGCTCTTCTCCTGCCACAGCCGCGCCTCCGCACGGCGGCGGAGCAGGGCGCTGCTCGGCCAATCCGGGTTGGCGGCGAGAAAGGCGGCGTAGCGCTTGAAGTTCGCCGTGCTCTCGGAGTGGCGCAGCATGAACCAGTCCGCGAGCTTCTGCCCCGCAGGATCCGTGATGCGGTCGCGCGCGGCGCTCGCCTCATCGGTCTTGCCCTTGCGCGCGAGGTCGATCGCATCCTTCAGCGCGGCGAGATCGCCGGTCAGTGGCGGCGGTGCCGGCTTGTCCGAGGGCCTGTCGACTGCCTTCTTCGACTTGCGCTTGGCCTCGGCGTGCTTGCCGTGCCGCGCTTTGCTGGCCCCAGCATGGCGCTCCTTGCCGGCCTTCGCCTCATGCGTCTTCTTTGGCGCGGACGGTTTGTGACTGCTCTTCGCCGCCACTTCGGCGGGAAGAAGGGCCATCGCGGCCATAGCAACGACACACGCGAGCGAGCGTAGGCACTGGTTCATTCCATGGTCCCCCTGCGAAACCACTACAAACCAAGGTCCGCGACGACATGCGGCTTGAGAATCACGAGACGACACCAAACGATGTCATGACATCTCACGCTCCCGCAACAATGCGGCAAAATACGGATAGGAACTCGGGCAGTTCCGAAATTGCGGAAAAGGCAGCGCGTTTAACCTTTGTTAACGATCGCGACTCGCGCGACGGTTGCGCACGGTTAAGCGCGTCGGATTACCCAGATTGCGCGTGTTCCCTTGGCCGATTCCGGTGTATTGAGTTCCATCCGTATCCTCTCAGCTTTTGCCCTGCACCTATGCCGATTTTCAACCAGTCGATCCGGCGCAAGATCGTCGGCATCGCCCTCGGATTGATCGTCCTGATGCTGGTCACCTCGATCCTGTCGATGGTGATGTCGAGCCAGGTCGGCGTCCTGCTTGATGAGCTGACCAACCGCTACATTCCAGCGTACGGCAACCTGGCCCGCGCCAATATCCGCTCGCTGGAGCGTTCGCTGGCGCTGCGGCGCATGGTGATGGTGAAGATGCAGGAATCCTCGGACGAGGAGGCCTATGCCGCGCGCCTCAAAGAGTTCGAAGAGGCCGATCACAGGATCGAGGAGGAGACCTCGAGCGCGCGAAAATTCATCAACGCGATCATCGACGATACCAGGACGCCGTCCGACAATGCCGCGCTGGCGCGGATCGACACCCGCATCGAGACCGCCGTCTCCGAGCTGCGCCACGGCATGACCGAGGACCACGCAAAACTCCTCAGGCAGATCGACGCCAAGCAAGTGCCGGACGCGCGCGGCACGCTGGAGCATCTCGACGTCTTGCGCGACCAGTTCAACCAGAAGATCGACGCCATCCGCGCCGATATGCTGAAGCAGGTGTTCGCCGCCACGTCGACGGTGATCGGCCGCCAGCATCAGGCGATCATCATTTCGGGCGCTGTCACTGTCCTCGCCGCTGTGGTCGGCTTTGTCTTTGCGCTGATGGTTTCCAGCGGCATCACGCGGCCGGTGCGGCTGCTCCTCGCTGGCACCCGCGAGGTCGAGGCGGGCCGTTTCGACAAGACCATCACTGTGTCCACGCAGGATGAGATCGGCGAGCTCGCCGCCGCCTTCAACCGCATGATCGAGCAGCTGCGGCACAACGAGCGCATCCGCGAGACGTTTGGCCGCTATATCGATCCGAAGGTAGTGCAGGGGCTGATCGACCGGCCGGAGGTCTCCATCGACGGCCAGCGCCGGGTGATGACCATCATGTTCTGCGACATGAGCGGCTTCACCTCGATGAGCGAAGGCATGACGCCGCGTGGCCTCGTCAAGGTAATGAACCACTATTTCACGGTGATGTCCGGCCCGATCCGGAGCAATCGCGGCGTCATCGACAAATATATCGGTGACGCCATCATGGCCTATTGGGGTCCGCCCTTCATCGAGGAGGACGAGCCGGCGCTGTTTGCCTGCTACGCGGCCATCGACATGGCCGATCAGGTGCCCGCGCTGCAGAAGCAGCTGCCGGACCTGCTCGGGATCCGCGCCATGCCCGTGCCCTGCGACTTGCGCATCGGCATCGCGACCGGCGAAGTCCTGACCGGCAGCATCGGCTCCGAGCTGATGATGAGCTTTACCGTGATGGGCGATGCCGTGAACCTCGCCTCGCGCCTCGAGATGGTCAACAAGGTCTACGGCACCCGCATCCTGATCTCGCAGGCCACCGCGGATGCGATTGGATCGAACCTCGAGCTGCGCGAGATCGATCGTCTCGCTGTGGCCGGCCAGAGCGAGCCGCAGGCCATCTTCGAGGTGATGAGCAAGGCGCACGGGCTCAGCATCCCGCAGGAGAGCCTGCGCACGCACTATGCCGAAGGTCTCGCCGCCTATCGCGCGCAGCGCTTCGACGACGCCCGCGCCGCCTTCAACTCGGCGCTTGAAGCGGTACCCGGCGACGGTCCCTCGCGCACGCTGCTCGGCCGCATCGCGCAGTTCGAGGCCAATCCGCCGGCCAAGGGGTGGGACGGCGCCTGGCGGCTGGAGCAGAAATAGCCGTCCTTGCCGGGCCGACACCCGCCCGGCCGGAAAAAACGGTTCTACTCGATAACGATGTTCGCCGTGACCTATTTCCCGGGCTTAGGTTTAATGTCCCTTGAGGCGTTTGATGGGGACACGCCGATGACAGATCTTCATGACAGGCTGGAACGGTTCGAGACGCTCACCGCCGAATGCGAGCTGATCGCCAAGCTCGCCACCGACAGCTCCAAGCGCGAGTTCTATCTGAAGCTCTCGGAGCAGTACCGCCAGTTGGCTGTGGATATGCGGAAGGCGATCGCGACCAGGGCCGCGGCCTGAAACCAGCTGCAATCCGTTCTTAACGTTTGGCGCGCATTCTCGGTGCACGCGAGCGTCGCCGGTCGGCGATGGCTCGTGGTGGGAAGGCCGAGGTTCGCTGCAATGCAGCGTGCCTCGCATATGTCACTTGCCATGCTTGACAGGGCAATCCCATGCGCCTCGTTGCAGTGATCATGTTCGCGCTCATGACGGCGGCCTGCGATCAGGAGCAGGACATCACCGGCTCGACGTCGACCTGCCCGATGCGAAACTACAGTTACAATCCTCGCGACATGAAGCAGTGCGTCAACGCCTGCAAATCGTGCGATCGCGGCACGACCGTTACCTGCACGACCTCCTGCACCCTCAAGGGAGCGCGCTGAACGGACCGTCCTTTGCGCCTTTGTCGCTCCCGATCCTAGCGAATATGGCGCTGAAGGTGCCAAGGCACCGGAACGATTCACATAGGCTAATCATTGGAAGGAGTGGGCAGGACGCGGAGTCCGATGGAATGGGTATGCTCGATCCCGGTCGCTTCTTGGTGTCGTGCTCGCACTGCGATGCCTGGCCGATGGCGGCCAACGTGAAACGTTCAAGCTGGTCGGCATCCCCGCATGAGGTCCGTTTCGTCTGCCCGCGCTGCCGCCGCGAGGAGACCGCGATCGTCTCTGCTTCCGGCGAACTGACGCCGATCAAGCGCATCGACATTCCGCCGCGCGACGTCGCTGTTGCCTGGGCCCAGGCACAGCGCCTGCGGGGACGGACGTAGGCGGCGCCCTCCTTCTTCACCTCGACCTATGTCGATGCCGATCTGAAAGGCCGGCGCTACTGACCTCGATAGGGCTGTCACCGGCCCGCAAATGCACTACAATTCGAAAAGGAGATGACCCATGGCCCTCAGCATCCTGCCGCCGCACGCCGACCGTTTGCGGCTTCACCCGGTCGCACCGCGCGTTGCGCCGATGTTCTGCCTTGCGCTGCTGACGGCGTCATGCGCACTCGCGAGTTTCGCTCTGGCATGCGCCACGCCCTTTGCGGCCTTCGCGGTTCTCGCGGCGGCGATGCTGCCGCTGCGCCCGGCGCTGCTCGTCGTCACCGGCGCCTGGCTCGTGAACCAGACGATTGGCTTCGGCGCGCTGCATTATCCCGTCGACGGCAACACCATCGCCTGGGGTGTTGCGATCGGCGCGGCTGCGCTGCTGGCGACCGCGGTGTCGTCCGCCGTGCTGCGGACGCTGCCGCAGGGCCGCACGGCGCTGGCACTGGCCGTCACGCTCGTTGCCGCCTATGCGGCCTATGAACTCGCGCTGCTTGCGGCGACGCCGGTCCTCGGCGGAGAGGGCGCCTTCACCGCGGCCATCGTGACGCGCATTGGGCTGACCAGCGCCGCCTGGCTCGCCGGCCTCGTCGCCGCCTGCGAGATCGTCCGTCTGGTCGATCCGTTTGGGCACAAGAGAGCGATATCGGCCTGAACGGCTTTGGATGTCTCGAGCAACGGGGGGACGCTTCGCGCCGACCCGTTGGCTCATCCGCCAGCGGACTGTTTTGCATGTCGGGCAAAACACCGTGGACGGTGTCAATCGGCCCGCGCAAAAATATTCCGCTTTACCGAAATTCGGAAATGGCGTATCTGTCGCTTCATCCCGGCTCACCCTTGAGGGGCGGTCATTGTCGTGGTGATCGCAGGGCCGGGCTTGCGGTGGACGCAGCAGCGTCGGGCGCGAACAGCCAAGGGCGGGGCGGATTGCTCTCCGTGAGCCCTTTAGGCTTCGCGCGGACGGACGACGCTGTCAGGTTCGTCTCGTCTGTAAGTTTCCGGCTGCGTCGACAGAGCCGGGAAAACTGCGGCGAAATGGCGAGCCGTGCGTACGGCAAAACCGTGTGGTCCTGGCCGTCGTTGCTACGGTCAAGCTCTTGCGGATGCGGCAGTGGCGTCAACCGGCGCGGTGCCGGCGAATTCCGCGAGGGCGAGGGAGGCCAGAAGGAATTCGGCTCCCGGGAGAGCACGGCATACGCCGTCCGACCATCGCGCAGGGAAGGCCG
This genomic stretch from Bradyrhizobium sp. CCGB12 harbors:
- a CDS encoding adenylate/guanylate cyclase domain-containing protein, with the translated sequence MPIFNQSIRRKIVGIALGLIVLMLVTSILSMVMSSQVGVLLDELTNRYIPAYGNLARANIRSLERSLALRRMVMVKMQESSDEEAYAARLKEFEEADHRIEEETSSARKFINAIIDDTRTPSDNAALARIDTRIETAVSELRHGMTEDHAKLLRQIDAKQVPDARGTLEHLDVLRDQFNQKIDAIRADMLKQVFAATSTVIGRQHQAIIISGAVTVLAAVVGFVFALMVSSGITRPVRLLLAGTREVEAGRFDKTITVSTQDEIGELAAAFNRMIEQLRHNERIRETFGRYIDPKVVQGLIDRPEVSIDGQRRVMTIMFCDMSGFTSMSEGMTPRGLVKVMNHYFTVMSGPIRSNRGVIDKYIGDAIMAYWGPPFIEEDEPALFACYAAIDMADQVPALQKQLPDLLGIRAMPVPCDLRIGIATGEVLTGSIGSELMMSFTVMGDAVNLASRLEMVNKVYGTRILISQATADAIGSNLELREIDRLAVAGQSEPQAIFEVMSKAHGLSIPQESLRTHYAEGLAAYRAQRFDDARAAFNSALEAVPGDGPSRTLLGRIAQFEANPPAKGWDGAWRLEQK